CATTGGGGGCAGCGGGATCGGGGTTTTCAATGACCGCCTGAGGGACGCGGTGCGCGGCGGGAGCCCGATGGACGGGGATCACAGGTCGCGCCAGGGATTCGCTACCGGTCTGGCGGTTGACCCGAATGAGGTACAGACGTGGCAGGGATCCTGGTTGGGTGGTGCGGTGGACGCCTCAGAGGCTGGCAATGAAGCGGTAGCGGAGCTGTACCGGCAGATGGATCTGGTGAAGATCAGTCTGATTGGCGCCATTCGCGACTATCCCCTCGCGCTGTCTGATGGCTCTGGGACGGTAATGTCCCAGAGCATTGACTACTTTGGGAAGGGTGCTGCGTTCGCTCATGAGCCTCAGGAGTGCGTCAACTATGTTGAGGCCCATGATGATGAGACGCTGTTTGATTCGGCTATCTGGAAGCTGCCTTTGACCACGTCGATGGAAGACCGGGTGAAGTCCCAGGTCCTTGCGAACGCGACGGTGGCCCTTGGGCAAGGGGTAGCCTTCTGGGCCTCGGGAACCGAGCTGCTTCGGTCGAAGTCTCTCGATCGGGACTCGTATAACTCCGGAGATTGGTTCAATGCGATTGATTGGACGGGTCAGTGGAACCAGTTCGGTCGGGGCTTGCCTAGTGCTGCTCGAAACAGAGCCCACTGGGACGCGATGGCACCTCTCCTTGAGGACAAGTCGCTGCGTCCGGATGCCAGCGCGATGGCCCTGTGTCGGGAAAAATCGATGGAACTGTTGAGAATCAGGGCCAGCCATCCGTTGCTCACGTTGGGTTCAGCGGAGCAGATTCGTCGCAGGGTGCGGTTTCTGCCCACGGGTGTGAACGGCGCGGACCAACCCGGTGTAATCGCGATGCATATTGATGGGCGAGGACAGGGGGAGAGTGAAGATGCTGGACTCTTCGTCTTATTTAACGCGACTCCTGAAGAATGGGCTGGGACTCTGCAAGTGTGTGGCAAGAGTAGAGACTTCGAAGTGGCACCGCGTTCCGCCACAGTGCATATGGACAGAAACTGAGGTGGTGGTGAAGGACCAAGAAACTCCAGTTCCCTTGAAGATGGGTATGGCCACGACGCCCCTCTAGGGGAGCCGCAGGTCCCCACGACTGACGGAGAAGCGCCTGAGACTGAGGTGGTTGGGGAGCAGAGCGATCTTGAGCCCCCGGCCTTCGAATCGACAATCACCGAGAAGATTATCGTCATCGCACAGGAGAACCCGGGGATCACGGCTGATGAGATAGCTGAAGCGTTGGGGGTTGGTGCAGACGGCGGTCTCACGCTAGTGCAGGAAGATGGCTTACTTTCTGCGACAGTCGTGTTTCAAAGTGCGCCAACGCCTGACCAGGTCGATGCGCTTGAAGCAATTGCTCGTGTTCGCAGGGTCCTTGCAATCGAACCGATCGCGATGGTTCTGGTCGCACCATCGCAGCTGGATGCTGTTCGGACCGTGCCAGGGGTTGCCTCAGTAGACGTCAATCTGGCTCCGCAATCTGCGCATATGGAGCGTGAACTCAGTGAGGCGGAAGTAGAGGAGCTACTCCAGGAAGTGGGGCAGCTTCAGGCAGAGGTGCCCCACATGGTGGGCCGAGTGGGCGGATCGCAGACACCAGCTCTGTGTCGCACAGTTCCTGCTGTCGCGAACGCTCCCCTCAGAGTCAGTCAAGCGCGTCAGAGCTAGGGGGTTGATGGGACCGGGCAGGGTCCTCAGAGATGGTACTTCCCCGTGGTTCAATGCTGGCGCAGACATTATCGTTGACGACATCTATTGGTCCAATGAACTGAACTTTCAGCAAGGACCGGTTTCCCAGGCAATTGAGAGCGTCAAAGCGCGGGGAGTGACCTACTTTTCGAGCTCCGGCAACAATAACGGGGTGAAGCGGTCACCCACCTCCCAGCCAGGCATTACCGGCTATCCGATTGGGCGACACCAGAGCAACGCATTTGTTGGGACTTCCTGTCCGGAGTGGTTGGTTCTGCCTCAGGGAACAAGTCGCGGTGGTGTCGACTGTCTAGATTTCTCTCCCAATTGGATGGGCCAGCCACTCGGTAAATACACCATGGGGGCGCAGCTGCCATCCTCAATCGCGCAGGTGATGCACTGGGCTGAGCCAGCAAATGGTCTGAAGACCAACCTACAACTGCAAATGTATGGGACCAGGTCTGTCACAGGATCCGGTGGTGTAGTGAGCCAAGAGAGGTGCTTAGGGGCCGCAAGCAGTTCTGATGGCGTTGGGCTTCCAGTGCACTACGCCCAATGGGACTGGGGTCGGGACGCCACTTGCAATCCTTCACGGTCGGTTGATTTTGTGGTGGTTCGCGATATCTCACGACCCGGTTACGGGTCTCCAACCGTGCAGATAACCCCGTTTGCAGCCGATACCAATACGCTTGCATGGGACAGAGAGTTCTACCGAACCGAGGGCAACAACACGATTCAGGGCAGTCAGTACGGTCACAATGGCGACGGAAGCGCGGCGTCGGTTGCGGCGGCGCCGTGGACGGCGCCAACAGTGGTGCAGTCTTACTCGTCTTTGGGGGCCAACCAGACCCGGTTCGGACCGTCCTCGCGAAATGGCGTTGCTACGACTCTTTCGGAACCGGTCAACCCAGAGGTCCCTACAATCATGGGACTTGACGGGATAGTGAACAGTTTCTTTGGCAGCCCAATCCAAACTGGGGCGAACACGGGGCTCTACGCTTTCTACGGGACGTCTGCTGCCTCTCCAACCGCGGCTGCAGTGGCAGCCCTCGGCCTGGAGAAGAACCCAACTATGAGACACGATCAGGTTGTGTCCCTAATGCGTCGAAGCGCCAATGCGCAGGTTGCGAACCCATACTCGGTTGTCCCCATTCCGCATAGCAGCACCTGTCTCCTTAACACCGTCACGCGCTCACATAGTTGGTGGCACGGGGGCCATGAGCCCAAAGGTGGAGCAGCAATTGAGATCTGCCCTGAAGGGGACTCAGATCAAGAGGGTTAGTGGATCGGATCGCTACGGTACTTCAACTGCAGTCCTCAAAGAGTTCTTTTCAGGCCAGAAGATTCGTAGGGCGTTTGTAGCCACCGGTAAGGACTTCCCGGATGCCCTCTCTGCGGCGGTGCCTGCCGGATCGTTGACTAAGCGCCTAGTTCTTTCCAACGGCGAATGCATTCCAAAGCTGGTGGTGTCGTCTTGGATCGAGGGGGTGGGAGCCAGAGTGTCCAATGTCTATTTGGTTGGGGGGCCCGCTGTGTTGGGACAGTCGGTCCAGAGCCTGACGCAATGCAGTTGACGGTTTTGAGTTGATGGCGACTTGACCCTTGACCCACACGGTTGTGCGCAGGCTCAACACAGCGGTGGATGGCATTGCGGGGGCCCCGTAACCCCGTACTTTGCGTCACTGGGCTCCGCACCCCCTGCATGTTCGTGAAATGTATACGTGGGGAACAAAGGAGTGCTTGGGGTATGCACCCCAGACGATTATTTCGCCCCCACGTATACATTTCGTGATGTGCGGGCGCTGGCGGCTGGGGTGGCTGCGCTGGTGCGGGCGCTGGCGGCCGCAAAGGCGGTTGGGGTGGTGATTTAGTGACGCCGGACCTATGCGCCTGTCGGCGCTATGCCGCTCGAGGCGGCTGAAATTGGAGCCCGGGGCATTGGGCCCGACGTCAATGTCCATTGTAGTGCACGCCACCAATCATGTGAAACGGAATCGGGGCTTCACTCATCCTGAGTGTTGCTATGGACGGGGCGGGTTGCAACAATCCTAAATGTCGGAAGCCAATGAGACACTTTCCACTACCGGACGCTTGTGCCAAACCTGGACAGCGTAATGAGAGGATTGGCGTATGACCCAGAAGGAAGAACTCAGAGTATTGGAGCTTTGCGCCGGTGCCGGTGGTCAATCATCTGGACTTGAACAGGCGGGATTTCAGCACGAGCTAGCTATTGAGATCGACAAAGATGCCGCAGCGACTCTCCGCCTTAACCGGCCAGCATGGAATGTCCTTGAGGGGGATATCCGTGAATTTGACGGTAGGCCCTACAGGGGAATCGACCTAGTGGCAGGCGGAGTTCCCTGTCCCCCCTTCAGTGTCGCCGGAAAGCAGCTGGGGGCTGACGATGAACGCGACCTATTCCCCGAGGCGCTTCGCATTGTTCGGGAAGCGCAGCCCAGTGCAGTGATGCTTGAGAATGTGAAGGGGTTGGCGACAGCCCGATTCGCGACCTATCGAGCCTCGATCCTCGAGCAGTTGGAAGAAGCGGGATACCACGCAGAATGGCAGCTGCTGTACTCAAGCGAGTATGGGGTTCCGCAGTTGCGCCCGCGATTCATCCTTGTAGCCATGAAGAGAAGTCACTTTAGGAGCTTCAATTGGCCCCAACCAGTGGGGACGCCACCTTCTGTAGGCCCAGTTCTGTTCGATCTCATGGCCGCCAGAGGGTGGGAAGGTGCAGAAAGATGGGCGCGCGGGGCAAACAGCATCGCGCCGACACTAGTTGGTGGATCCAAGAAACATGGAGGTGCTGACTTGGGGCCAACCCGGGCCAAAGAGGCGTGGTTGAAACTCGGCGTCGATGGCAAGGGGATTGCAGATGAGGCACCCGGTCCGGAGCTGCCAAAAGAACACATCCCAAGGCTGACCAATCAGATGGCCGCAAGAATCCAGGGTTTCGCCCCCGACTGGCTGTTCTCGGGGCGCAAGACTTCGGTGTACAGACAGATTGGCAATGCTTTCCCTGCTCCAACGGCAAAAGCCGTGGGTGTGAGTATTGCTCGCGCACTCGGCGTGGAGCAAACTTCGGAGATTTCTCGGGTCCCAATTCTGAGAGCAGCTAGTTAGAGGAGCATCGGCGCATCGACCGCGGTCGTTTCCCCAGGAAGGCAGATACGCCATCTCCTGCCATCCGCACTTGGATATGCCAGGTCTTCTGTCGGTTTAACGCGGACACTGACAATCTCGCCGCGCTCCGGTACTGCGGTACCCAAAGCCGCGGCAAACTGGGTTTGGTCCTTGTAGTCGCCACTCAGAACAAGTATTCCTTCCTTCCGGAGCGTGCTCCGAGATCCACCATTTTCGCGGATTCGTTTCATATAGTCCTTCTGCTGAGCGACTGTTGCGATGACTGTCCGTGAAATGCGTCTTCCAGTGGCGGATCTTAGTAACTCATCCACTCTCTTCTGGCCGCTCGGACGGGACATAATCCACTCGACTTCAGGTTCCGGCAGGGTGAGCAAAGTGTTTGGTTGCATCGGCGCATTCTGGTGTAGCCACCGGACCCGTTTCTTGCCCTCCGCGTTCAGGCCCGTCTTCTGATCTCGATTTCTGCTTGCTCTCCGATTCTCTTCGGATACGCGGACCAACCCCATGCTCCATTGGGATTTCATATCGTCGGCAACAGTTACAAGAACGATCTGGTCAAAGCTCTCTGTTGGGAGCATCCACTGGCTAGTGTGTGAGAACTTGCAGTCAACCTCATGTGTCGCGATTGAGTAATCCAGAACGGATCCGTCGTTGAACTGAAACTCGCGCTGCAGATTAATCTCGATGATGGATCCGAAATGTGCCTTCTCAGTCTTAGAGAGATGATCCAGGCGATAACGACCGGTGTGTTGTCCATCGTAAAGCTGGTCAAAGGTGTCCCGAAACACGCGTGCGGCTCGAGTCCCATCTGGATCGAGAAAGCTAAGCACTTCGAATACCTCGTCGAGCGCCGCATCTCGCGAGGCAGGGTCATCATGATCTGATTCTGAATCGACGTAGCGTTCCAGGGAATCCGTCTGCCGGCTCAGTAAGTCAACCGAGAGCTCTAGGGGCATTTCAGGTTCGGCTGTCGTTTTGCTGTTCGCACCGGGTTCGCGGCAAAGCGACTGCAAGCGTGCGACGGCTGGCCTGTCCGCCGGCGCCCACTCTATTGATCCGAGGTCGGAAGGTGGCATCCACCGGATGGCAGAATGCTCGGTTAGGAGTGGCTCTCCATTCACCAGCTGGCAGTAGAACGTCGTCAGCGTGACGATGCCGAAGTCGTACTCATGTGTCGTGACTTCAAGCTGGTCGTTCACCTGAGCATCACACTGGAGTTCTTCCTGTAGTTCACGCCTGAGCGCCTCTTGAGGGCTTTCTCCGACCTCAATCTTGCCGCCGGGGAACTCCCACATGCCTGGGAGGGACATACGACTTGATCGCCTGGCGCAAAGGATCAGGCCATCACGAATTATGACCGCCCCAACCACATTTATGCGCCGTTTCTCTGTCTGCTGTCCATGCTCACTCATCAAACAAAGACTAATCGTGCGGGCCGGCAACTGCAGCACCAACACCATCTTGGCTGCCGGCTCTGGTCTTCTTGGTACGGGTGATCCTGCTGGGGGCGGTGGGCGACGACGGGCGGCTTTGCCGCTAGTCGGCGACCGGCCCCAGCACCATATTCGCCCAAGCCCCGTGCAGCGACTCCTGGTCTGAGGGCTGAAAAAGGCCAGCCAAGACATCGCGGTACAAGCGTGACAGCTCATTCTTGTCGTAATACGAAGACCCCCCACACGCACGAACGCACTGCTCAACCACCCGAAGGGACGCCTCAGACGCAGCATTCTTCACGGCCGACAGGCGCGGCAGCCACCCCAGATTCGGTTCCGCATCCGATTCCACCAGCGCCGCCATTTCGCGGATCTGCGGACCGACCGCGTTCATGAGAAGCGCGGCCTCTGCCAGACGCCAGCGGATCGCCGGGTCATTGGAATACGTGGTTTGGTTCATGACTGAACGCCGCTTCTTGACATGCTCAACCGCCACCTCTATTGCGCGTTCACCAACCCCCGCATACGTCGCGGCCAACAAGATCTCGAAGTTAGCGAAGATACCAAGCACGACAGGGTCAAGGTTCGGTCCGGGGTCAACCCGGCCCAGTACCTGTTCGGCCTTGACCCTCGCCCCCTCCAGCAGCGTGGTGTTCGACTGAGTTCCGCGCATTCCTAACACATACCAGTCATCCTTGATAGTCACCCCGCCATCCTCCCGCCGTAGGATTGCAAACACCGACTTGGGGGCATCACTGCTGTCGCTGTCCGCGCCAAAAGTCAGCAACCGTGTCCACGCCGGTGACAACGAAGTGAACACTTTCGTTCCGGTGAATGTGTAGCCCCCGTCCTCGGTGGGCTTCGCATCGGTGATCGACCCGAAGAGGACGAGGTCGTTCCCGGGTTCCGAAATCCCAAAGCCGAAAAGGTGCCCATCTGCCGCATCCCGCAGAATCTGCTCCCCTTCGCTACGTCCCGCATCAACCAGCATGCGCCCCAACCCGACGATGATCTGGTGCATATTGATGCCGAGGGCGGTGCCGGGCGCCGCCTTCGCAAGCCTGGTCTGTTCGGCTGCGATTTCGCTGAGAGTGAGGCCGCTCCCACCGAATTCCTCTGGGACAAACGCCGCGTAGTACCCCGCATTGCGCAACTGGTCGTAGTCCTCTTCAGGGAAGATGTTTTCGGCGTCATAGCTGGCCGCACGCGAATGGATTTCGCCCAGTAGTTCGTCGGAAAGGAAGGCCATTTTTCCTCCTGTTGAGCAGGTTCAAGTTGGACTGTCTCTTCAAGACTAGCGACTAATGCGTTCCAGACGGTTCGTGACCATAGTCGTGGAAGTCGGTAGTCTGGGGGAATGTTCGAGATCCCATCAGATTTACCCCTGAAACTCAGTTCGCTTGCCTGGCTGCTTGGCCATTGGCAAGGGTGGGGCACGGTCGCCGCCCCCGGTACGATGCCGCCCGCCGAGACCGACACCAAAGACAACAGTGCCACTCAACCGGCAGAGGAGGAGACGGACT
This genomic stretch from Schaalia sp. JY-X169 harbors:
- a CDS encoding S8 family serine peptidase; protein product: MGPGRVLRDGTSPWFNAGADIIVDDIYWSNELNFQQGPVSQAIESVKARGVTYFSSSGNNNGVKRSPTSQPGITGYPIGRHQSNAFVGTSCPEWLVLPQGTSRGGVDCLDFSPNWMGQPLGKYTMGAQLPSSIAQVMHWAEPANGLKTNLQLQMYGTRSVTGSGGVVSQERCLGAASSSDGVGLPVHYAQWDWGRDATCNPSRSVDFVVVRDISRPGYGSPTVQITPFAADTNTLAWDREFYRTEGNNTIQGSQYGHNGDGSAASVAAAPWTAPTVVQSYSSLGANQTRFGPSSRNGVATTLSEPVNPEVPTIMGLDGIVNSFFGSPIQTGANTGLYAFYGTSAASPTAAAVAALGLEKNPTMRHDQVVSLMRRSANAQVANPYSVVPIPHSSTCLLNTVTRSHSWWHGGHEPKGGAAIEICPEGDSDQEG
- a CDS encoding cell wall-binding repeat-containing protein, with the protein product MSPKVEQQLRSALKGTQIKRVSGSDRYGTSTAVLKEFFSGQKIRRAFVATGKDFPDALSAAVPAGSLTKRLVLSNGECIPKLVVSSWIEGVGARVSNVYLVGGPAVLGQSVQSLTQCS
- a CDS encoding DNA cytosine methyltransferase, with protein sequence MTQKEELRVLELCAGAGGQSSGLEQAGFQHELAIEIDKDAAATLRLNRPAWNVLEGDIREFDGRPYRGIDLVAGGVPCPPFSVAGKQLGADDERDLFPEALRIVREAQPSAVMLENVKGLATARFATYRASILEQLEEAGYHAEWQLLYSSEYGVPQLRPRFILVAMKRSHFRSFNWPQPVGTPPSVGPVLFDLMAARGWEGAERWARGANSIAPTLVGGSKKHGGADLGPTRAKEAWLKLGVDGKGIADEAPGPELPKEHIPRLTNQMAARIQGFAPDWLFSGRKTSVYRQIGNAFPAPTAKAVGVSIARALGVEQTSEISRVPILRAAS
- a CDS encoding NaeI family type II restriction endonuclease; this encodes MSEHGQQTEKRRINVVGAVIIRDGLILCARRSSRMSLPGMWEFPGGKIEVGESPQEALRRELQEELQCDAQVNDQLEVTTHEYDFGIVTLTTFYCQLVNGEPLLTEHSAIRWMPPSDLGSIEWAPADRPAVARLQSLCREPGANSKTTAEPEMPLELSVDLLSRQTDSLERYVDSESDHDDPASRDAALDEVFEVLSFLDPDGTRAARVFRDTFDQLYDGQHTGRYRLDHLSKTEKAHFGSIIEINLQREFQFNDGSVLDYSIATHEVDCKFSHTSQWMLPTESFDQIVLVTVADDMKSQWSMGLVRVSEENRRASRNRDQKTGLNAEGKKRVRWLHQNAPMQPNTLLTLPEPEVEWIMSRPSGQKRVDELLRSATGRRISRTVIATVAQQKDYMKRIRENGGSRSTLRKEGILVLSGDYKDQTQFAAALGTAVPERGEIVSVRVKPTEDLAYPSADGRRWRICLPGETTAVDAPMLL
- a CDS encoding acyl-CoA dehydrogenase family protein, which codes for MAFLSDELLGEIHSRAASYDAENIFPEEDYDQLRNAGYYAAFVPEEFGGSGLTLSEIAAEQTRLAKAAPGTALGINMHQIIVGLGRMLVDAGRSEGEQILRDAADGHLFGFGISEPGNDLVLFGSITDAKPTEDGGYTFTGTKVFTSLSPAWTRLLTFGADSDSSDAPKSVFAILRREDGGVTIKDDWYVLGMRGTQSNTTLLEGARVKAEQVLGRVDPGPNLDPVVLGIFANFEILLAATYAGVGERAIEVAVEHVKKRRSVMNQTTYSNDPAIRWRLAEAALLMNAVGPQIREMAALVESDAEPNLGWLPRLSAVKNAASEASLRVVEQCVRACGGSSYYDKNELSRLYRDVLAGLFQPSDQESLHGAWANMVLGPVAD